The sequence below is a genomic window from Bosea sp. F3-2.
CGCCCCAGGCGTGGGTCACGGCTGGCAAGAACTGGATCTTGATCGAGCCGATCGGCACTTGAGCGGCGGCAATGCCGGGGACGAGAGTGAACGCCGCGGCACCGAGCGAGGAAGCCAGAACAAGTCGACGCGTCATCATGGCCGGGGTCTCCAAAGGCTTGCGTCTTCAATGTAGGCGCGCGGCTGCGATAGTTCCATGGCCGCGCGCCCGCGCCTCATCTTCGTATCGAAACACGCCGTCATTCCGGACAAGCCGCGTCAGCGGCGCCGATCCGGAATCCATCGTAAGGCGCCGGAGCCCTTCGATGGATTCCGGGTCAAGCCCGGAATGACGGCGTGGTTCCGTCAAAAGACCGCTCGATCCGGCGCATTTCCGCGTTTCTCAGAATCGCGGAGATGCTATATCGCCTGGCCGGCGATGCCCGAAACACGAATGCCCGCCACGAGGGCGGGCATGGTGCTGTCTGCGGAGGACGCCGACCTCAGCCGAAGGCGATGCTGACGACCTCATAGGACTTGCCGCCGCCGGGCGTGTTGACCTGGACGGAGTCGCCGACCTTCTTGCCGATCAGCGCGCGCGCGATCGGCGAGCCGATCGAGACCTTGCCGGACCTGACGTCCGATTCCGGCTCGCCGACGATCTGGTAGCTCTTCTCTTCCTCGGTATCGTCGTCGATCAGCTTGACGGTGGCGCCGAACTTGATCGTGTCGCCGCCGAGCTTGCTGACATCGATGATGTCGGCGCGGCCAATCAGCGATTCGAGTTCCAGAATCCGGCCCTCGTTCAGCGACTGCGCCTCTTTCGCCGCGTGATACTCGGCGTTCTCCGACAGGTCGCCGAGCGCGCGCGCCTCGGAGATCGCGGTGATGATGCGCTGACGCTCGACCTGCTGGCGGTGCTTCAGCTCCACCTCCAAAGCGGCGAAGCCGCTCACGGTCATCGGAACCTTTTCCATTCTTTCCGTCCCATAAAGCCCCGAAAACGCGGTTCGCCGGCAGCATCTCGGCCGCCGGCGCCTCCGCGCTTCCGCTCAACCCTTAAACTTCGCCGCGAACAGCCGGTCAGGCCGCGCGTTCGAAGTATGACTGCAACGATCGTACTTCGAGATCGCCGCTGCAATAGGCCTTGATGCCCTCCGCTGCTGCGATCGCTCCGGCCAAGGTGGTATAATAGGGCACCTTGTGCAAGAGGGCCGTTCGGCGAAGGGAGCGGGAATCTGCAAGCGCCTGTGGACCCTCGGTGGTGTTGAAGATCAGCTGAATCTCGCCATTCTTGATCGCGTCGACGACATGCGGCCGGCCTTCCAGAACCTTGTTGATCCGCGCGGCCTCGATGCCTTGCTCCTGCAGCAGGCGCAGGGTGCCGCCGGTCGCGACGATGCGGAAGCCGAGATCGGCGAGGATGCGCACCGCCGGAACGATGCGCGGCTTGTCGTCATCGCGAACCGAGACGAAGACCGTGCCCTTGACCGGCACCTTGGAGCCGGCGCCGAGCTGGCTCTTGGCGAAGGCGGTGTCGAAAGAGCGGTCGAGACCGATGACCTCGCCGGTCGAGCGCATCTCGGGCCCGAGCAGCACGTCGACGCCGGGGAAGCGCGCAAAGGGGAAGACGGCTTCCTTGACGCCGACATGGTCGAGTTTCGCGGGCTTCAGGCCGAAGCTTGCCAGCGCCTCGCCGGCCATGACGCGGGCGGCGATCTTGGCGATCGGCTGGCCGATGACCTTGGCGACGAAGGGCACCGTGCGCGAGGCGCGCGGATTGACCTCGAGGACGTAGATATCACCGTCCTTGATGGCGTATTGCACGTTCATCAGGCCGCCGACATCGAGCGCGAGCGCCATCGCCTTGGTCTGGCGCTCCAGCTCGGCGATCGTCGCCGGGGAGAGCGAGCGGGGGGGCAGCGAGCAGGCCGAATCGCCGGAATGGATGCCGGCTTCCTCGATATGCTCCATGATCCCGGCGACGAAGACGTCCTTGCCGTCGCAGAGGCAGTCGACATCGACCTCGATCGCGTCCGACAGGTAGCGGTCGAACAGCAGCGGGTTCTTGCCGAGGACGGTGTTGATCTGGCCGGTCTTGTCGTTCGGGTACTTGGCCTTGACCTCGGAGGGGATCAGCGAGGGCAGGGTGCCAAGCAGATAGTCCTCGAACATCACCTCGTCGCGGATGATCGCCATGGCGCGACCGCCGAGCACATAGGAGGGGCGGACGACGAAGGGCAGGCCGAGCTCGCCGGCAATGATGCGGGACTGCTCGACCGAATAGGCAATGCCATTCTTCGGCTGCTTCAGGTGCAGCTTGTCGAGCAGGCGCTTGAAGCGGTCACGATCCTCGGCGAGGTCGATCATGTCCGGCGAGGTGCCGAGGATCGGGATGCCCGCTTCTTCCAGCGCATTCGCCAGCTTCAGCGGGGTCTGGCCGCCGAACTGAACGATGACGCCGAGCAGCGTGCCGTTCTGCTTCTCGGTGTCGAGGATCTCGAGCACGTCCTCGGCGGTCAGAGGCTCGAAATAGAGCCGGTCCGAGGTGTCGTAGTCGGTCGAGACCGTCTCCGGGTTGCAGTTGACCATGATGGTCTCGTAGCCGGCGTCGCGCAGGGCGTAGCAGGCGTGGCAGCAGCAATAGTCGAACTCGATGCCCTGGCCGATGCGGTTCGGCCCGCCGCCGAGAATGACGACCTTCTTGCGGTCGGACGGGTTGGCCTCGTCCGCCGCCTTGCCGGCGAAGGGCATGGCGTAGCTCGAATACATATAGGCCGTCGGCGAGGCGAACTCGGCTGCGCAGGTGTCGATGCGCTTGTAGACGGGGCGGACGTCGAGGGACTTGCGCAGGGCCCTGACCTCGGCCTCGGTCTTGGCCGAAACGGCGGCGAGGCGCTTGTCGGAGAAGCCCATCGCCTTGATCTGGCGGAAGGCGCCCGGCGTCTGCGGCAGGCCGAACTTGCGGATCTTCTCCTCGGTCTCGACGATGTCGCGCATCTGGGCGAGGAACCACGGATCGATCTTGCAGCTCTCGTGGATCTCCTCGTCGCTGAAGCCGAAGCGCATGGCCTGGGCGACATGCAGGATGCGGTCCGGCGTCGGCGTCGAGATCGCCGCCTTGATGGCGTTGCGGTCGTCGCCATGGCCGAAGCCCTCGATCTCGATCTCGTCGAGCCCGTCCAGACCCGTTTCCAGCGAGCGCAGCGCCTTCTGCAGCGACTCCTGGAAGGTGCGGCCGATCGCCATGGCTTCGCCGACCGATTTCATCGCCGTGGTCAGGGTCGGCTCGGAACCCGGGAACTTCTCGAAGGCGAAGCGCGGAATCTTGGTGACGACGTAGTCGATCGTCGGCTCGAAGGAGGCGGGCGTCGCGCCGCCGGTGATGTCGTTTTCGATCTCGTCGAGCGTGTAGCCGACAGCGAGCCTTGCCGCGACCTTGGCGATCGGGAAGCCGGTCGCCTTCGACGCAAGAGCTGACGAGCGCGAGACGCGCGGGTTCATCTCGATGACGATCATGCGCCCTGTGGCGGGATCGATCGCAAATTGAACATTGCTGCCGCCGGTCTCGACGCCGATCTCGCGCAGCACCGCCAGCGAGGCGTCGCGCATGATCTGGTATTCCTTGTCGGTCAGCGTCAGGGCCGGGGCGACAGTGATCGAATCGCCGGTGTGGACGCCCATTGGATCGAAGTTCTCGATCGAGCAGATGATGATGCAGTTGTCCTTCTTATCCCGGACAACCTCCATCTCGTATTCCTTCCAGCCCAGCACGCTCTCCTCGATGAGGACCTCGCTGGTCGGGGAGGCGTCGATGCCGCGCTCGACGATGTCGATGAACTCGCCCTTGTTGTAGGCGATGCCGCCGCCGGTGCCGCCCATGGTGAAGGAGGGGCGGATGATGGCGGGAAGACCGATGTCCTCGAGCGCGTCGAGCGCCTGGCCGAGCGTCTTGATGTGATGCGAGCGCGGGGTGTCAAGGCCGATCTTGGTCATCGCCTCGCGGAAGAGCTCGCGGTCCTCGGCCTTGTCGATGGCCTCGGCGGTGGCGCCGATCATCTCGACGCCGAACTTGTCCAGCACGCCCATCTTCTTGAGCGAGAGCGCGCAGTTCAGCGCCGTCTGGCCGCCCATGGTGGGCAGGAGTGCGTCGGGGCGCTCCTTCTCGATGATCTTGGCGACGA
It includes:
- the greA gene encoding transcription elongation factor GreA, with product MEKVPMTVSGFAALEVELKHRQQVERQRIITAISEARALGDLSENAEYHAAKEAQSLNEGRILELESLIGRADIIDVSKLGGDTIKFGATVKLIDDDTEEEKSYQIVGEPESDVRSGKVSIGSPIARALIGKKVGDSVQVNTPGGGKSYEVVSIAFG
- the carB gene encoding carbamoyl-phosphate synthase large subunit; its protein translation is MPKRTDIKSILIIGAGPIIIGQACEFDYSGTQACKTLKAEGYRIILVNSNPATIMTDPELADATYVEPITPEIVAKIIEKERPDALLPTMGGQTALNCALSLKKMGVLDKFGVEMIGATAEAIDKAEDRELFREAMTKIGLDTPRSHHIKTLGQALDALEDIGLPAIIRPSFTMGGTGGGIAYNKGEFIDIVERGIDASPTSEVLIEESVLGWKEYEMEVVRDKKDNCIIICSIENFDPMGVHTGDSITVAPALTLTDKEYQIMRDASLAVLREIGVETGGSNVQFAIDPATGRMIVIEMNPRVSRSSALASKATGFPIAKVAARLAVGYTLDEIENDITGGATPASFEPTIDYVVTKIPRFAFEKFPGSEPTLTTAMKSVGEAMAIGRTFQESLQKALRSLETGLDGLDEIEIEGFGHGDDRNAIKAAISTPTPDRILHVAQAMRFGFSDEEIHESCKIDPWFLAQMRDIVETEEKIRKFGLPQTPGAFRQIKAMGFSDKRLAAVSAKTEAEVRALRKSLDVRPVYKRIDTCAAEFASPTAYMYSSYAMPFAGKAADEANPSDRKKVVILGGGPNRIGQGIEFDYCCCHACYALRDAGYETIMVNCNPETVSTDYDTSDRLYFEPLTAEDVLEILDTEKQNGTLLGVIVQFGGQTPLKLANALEEAGIPILGTSPDMIDLAEDRDRFKRLLDKLHLKQPKNGIAYSVEQSRIIAGELGLPFVVRPSYVLGGRAMAIIRDEVMFEDYLLGTLPSLIPSEVKAKYPNDKTGQINTVLGKNPLLFDRYLSDAIEVDVDCLCDGKDVFVAGIMEHIEEAGIHSGDSACSLPPRSLSPATIAELERQTKAMALALDVGGLMNVQYAIKDGDIYVLEVNPRASRTVPFVAKVIGQPIAKIAARVMAGEALASFGLKPAKLDHVGVKEAVFPFARFPGVDVLLGPEMRSTGEVIGLDRSFDTAFAKSQLGAGSKVPVKGTVFVSVRDDDKPRIVPAVRILADLGFRIVATGGTLRLLQEQGIEAARINKVLEGRPHVVDAIKNGEIQLIFNTTEGPQALADSRSLRRTALLHKVPYYTTLAGAIAAAEGIKAYCSGDLEVRSLQSYFERAA